Proteins encoded within one genomic window of Candidatus Binatia bacterium:
- a CDS encoding hypothetical protein (possible pseudo, frameshifted) yields the protein MALIAGTGNYGFFNLLTVVLCLPLLDDGHLGPLVRRLPPLPELRRPPGAKSIVSQVPFAVLAVFLLVLNVVPFAHGLRFRPLWPGPLLGLYRATEPFHLANPYGLFARMTTSRPEIVLEGSNDAKTWQEYEFRWKPGDPRRAPAFVQPHMPRLDWRMWFAALGNLRTDPWFLSFCLRVLQGSRPVLGLLAENPFPDRPPRYLRATLYDYRFTTWDERRRTGAWWHRKRLRAYTPVLALDPEDPNRLLAVRTRP from the coding sequence ATGGCACTCATTGCCGGCACGGGAAACTACGGTTTTTTCAACCTGCTCACGGTCGTGCTGTGCCTTCCGCTTCTCGACGACGGGCACCTCGGACCGCTCGTGCGGCGCCTGCCGCCGCTGCCCGAACTTCGACGGCCGCCGGGGGCAAAAAGCATCGTCTCCCAGGTTCCGTTCGCCGTGCTCGCCGTGTTTCTTCTGGTTCTGAACGTCGTCCCTTTCGCCCACGGGCTCCGATTCCGACCCCTTTGGCCCGGACCGCTGCTCGGACTCTACCGCGCGACGGAGCCTTTCCACCTCGCGAACCCCTACGGCCTTTTCGCCCGCATGACCACTTCGCGGCCGGAGATCGTTCTCGAGGGAAGCAACGACGCAAAGACCTGGCAGGAGTACGAGTTCCGGTGGAAGCCCGGCGACCCGCGCCGCGCCCCCGCCTTCGTCCAGCCCCACATGCCGAGGCTCGACTGGCGAATGTGGTTTGCCGCCCTCGGAAATCTACGGACGGACCCCTGGTTTCTCTCTTTCTGTCTTCGGGTGCTCCAGGGCTCGCGCCCTGTCCTCGGGTTGCTCGCCGAAAATCCCTTTCCCGATCGGCCTCCGCGCTACCTCCGTGCCACGCTTTACGACTATCGATTCACCACCTGGGACGAACGGCGACGAACGGGAGCCTGGTGGCACCGAAAGAGGCTCCGCGCCTACACGCCCGTCCTCGCCCTCGACCCCGAAGACCCGAACCGCCTCCTGGCCGTTCGCACACGGCCCTGA